One genomic window of Camelina sativa cultivar DH55 chromosome 5, Cs, whole genome shotgun sequence includes the following:
- the LOC104785420 gene encoding 60S acidic ribosomal protein P0-1 — protein MAVKATKAEKKIVYDSKLCQLLNEYPQILVVAADNVGSTQLQNIRKGLRGDSVVLMGKNTMMKRSVRIHADKTGNQAFLSLLPLLQGNVGLIFTKGDLKEVSEEVAKYKVGAPARVGLVAPIDVVVQPGNTGLDPSQTSFFQVLNIPTKINKGTVEIITPVELIKKGDKVGSSEAALLAKLGIRPFSYGLVVESVYDNGSVFNPEVLNLTEDDLVEKFAAGVSMTTALSLAISYPTLAAATHMFLNAYKNALAVALATEYSFPQAENVKEFLKDPSKFAVATAAPVSGGDSSGHADAIAVEEEAAEESDEDMGFDLFG, from the exons ATGGCGGTTAAAGCAACAAAGGCGGAGAAAAAGATCGTTTACGACTCGAAGCTTTGTCAGCTTCTTAATGAGTACCCTCAGATCCTTGTCGTTGCGGCTGATAATGTTGGATCCACTCAGCTTCAGAACATTCGGAAAGGCTTACGAGGTGACTCGGTTGTTCTGATGGGGAAGAACACTATGATGAAGAGATCTGTGAGGATTCATGCTGACAAAACTGGCAATCAAGCTTTCCTCagtctccttcctcttcttcag GGGAATGTTGGGTTGATCTTCACCAAAGGTGACTTGAAGGAAGTCAGTGAAGAGGTTGCCAAGTACAAG GTTGGAGCTCCTGCTCGTGTAGGTTTAGTCGCTCCAATTGATGTGGTTGTGCAACCAGGAAACACTGGTCTTGACCCTTCACAGACCTCTTTCTTCCAGGTGCTtaacattccaacaaaaatcaacaaaggTACGGTTGAGATCATAACCCCTGTGGAGCTCATCAAGAAAGGTGACAAAGTCGGTTCATCCGAGGCTGCGCTTTTAGCCAAGCTTGGAATCAGGCCGTTCTCTTATGGCCTCGTCGTTGAGTCAGTCTATGATAATGGCTCAGTGTTTAACCCTGAAGTGCTTAACCTAACTGAAGACGACCTTGTTGAGAAGTTTGCAGCTGGTGTCTCGATGACCACCGCACTTTCTCTTGCAATCTCTTACCCAACCTTAGCAGCTGCGACTCACATGTTCCTCAATGCTTACAAGAATGCTCTTGCTGTTGCCTTAGCTACTGAGTATTCTTTCCCTCAGGCAGAGAATGTGAAGGAGTTCCTAAAG GATCCAAGCAAGTTTGCGGTTGCTACGGCTGCACCAGTTTCAGGAGGAGATTCAAGTGGACATGCTGATGCGATAGCTGTGGAGGAAGAAGCTGCAGAAGAGTCTGACGAAGACATGGGATTCGATCTGTTCGGCTAA
- the LOC104785421 gene encoding nematode resistance protein-like HSPRO2 → MVDMDWKRKMVSSDIPNSPKLSSKLHVTIPSPFSKLLPAVTSSPISCSAPSLCSAYELYLRLPELRNLWSSRDFPQWTSEPILKPALQALEISFRLIFAVSSDTRPYINHREWNRRLDSLVTNQIQILAAISEEDEEDAPVSDVRSSSSLLPQIATWRRSEALGKKILSTIDNEMRRCKYTLGLGEQNIAGKPNLRYDSICRPNELYSLKDNPYADHIDNQENQTLYIIHQILESWIYASRNLLNRIVSSIEDERFDKASDDVYLLEKIWKLLAEIEDLHMLMDPEDFLKLKKQLQIKSTGKNDAFCFRSRGLVELMKMSKDLRQKVPTVLAVEVDPTGGPRLQEAAMKLYSRKSDECDKIHLLQGMQAVEAAAKSFFFSYRQLVAAMMGSAETNATASQESCDSLSQIFMEPTYYPSLDAAKTFLGEFWSHLG, encoded by the coding sequence ATGGTAGATATGGATTGGAAGAGGAAGATGGTATCATCTGACATACCAAACTCACCTAAGCTTTCATCAAAGCTCCACGTCACTATCCCTTCACCTTTCTCCAAACTCCTCCCAGCTGTTACCTCCTCTCCCATCTCTTGCTCCGCTCCATCTCTTTGCTCTGCTTACGAGCTTTACCTTCGTCTCCCCGAGCTACGTAACCTCTGGTCCTCTCGTGATTTCCCTCAATGGACTTCCGAACCGATCCTCAAACCAGCTCTTCAAGCTTTAGAGATCAGTTTCAGATTAATTTTCGCCGTTTCTTCCGATACCAGACCTTACATCAACCACCGCGAATGGAACCGGAGACTAGATTCTCTCGTCACGAATCAGATCCAGATTCTAGCAGCCATCTccgaagaggatgaagaagacgcTCCGGTCAGCGATGTACGAAGCTCGTCGAGTTTGTTACCGCAGATAGCTACGTGGAGGAGATCAGAAGCTTTAGGTAAAAAGATCTTATCCACGATCGATAACGAGATGCGTCGGTGTAAATACACGCTCGGACTCGGCGAACAGAACATCGCCGGAAAACCTAATCTCCGGTACGATTCGATTTGCCGACCTAACGAGCTTTATAGCCTCAAAGACAATCCATACGCAGATCACATCGATAACCAAGAGAATCAAACGCTCTACATCATTCACCAGATCCTCGAATCGTGGATCTACGCATCTCGTAACCTCCTGAATCGGATCGTCTCAAGCATCGAAGACGAGAGATTCGATAAAGCTTCCGATGACGTGTACTTACTGGAAAAGATCTGGAAGCTTTTAGCTGAGATTGAAGATCTTCATATGCTGATGGATCCGGAGGATTTTTTGAAATTGAAGAAACAGTTACAGATCAAATCCACGGGCAAAAACGATGCGTTTTGTTTCAGATCTAGAGGATTAGTGGAGTTGATGAAGATGTCTAAGGATTTGAGACAGAAGGTTCCGACGGTGTTGGCGGTTGAGGTAGATCCTACCGGAGGACCGAGATTGCAAGAGGCGGCGATGAAGCTTTACTCGAGGAAGAGTGATGAGTGCGATAAGATTCATCTGCTTCAGGGGATGCAGGCGGTGGAAGCTGCGGCgaagagttttttcttttcgtatAGACAGTTAGTGGCGGCGATGATGGGAAGCGCGGAGACTAACGCGACGGCGAGTCAAGAGTCGTGTGACTCGTTGAGTCAGATATTTATGGAGCCGACGTATTATCCGAGTCTTGACGCGGCAAAGACGTTTCTCGGAGAGTTCTGGAGTCATTTgggttga